Proteins encoded by one window of Sphingomonas ginkgonis:
- a CDS encoding TonB-dependent receptor has product MKQGKSPERPWPRTGLSLALVAFSGAAQAFAQQAPAGDRPAHSAGSARTSVYGPEFFAPYAPSTALDIVTRVPGFVLETGSTDVRGFAGAAGNVVVNGARPSSKSETLDALLARIPARRVQKVEVGPGDLYGSDYSSKTQVLNIILAAEGGLDGSVKGKLTRLYDGRLVPDLEGNALWRRGKHSFSVAAGTGTNTTQEEGYDRVTVAGSGEPIEYRRKVNRYKQPAPFLAASWSFEPGGNRAAHVNLRAQPGKFDLLQTNHVVPVAGPERDDRLIEQYKVPAYELGGDVSQPLAGGTIKLVGLATRRRKTALDAYYNRIDERIVGGFEQNSRSRYDESLARLGWTRSNLAGMAVELGSEVALNKLTYGTSLAAFDEVGNRTIVELPLSNAVVKEVRTESFVNAGRQVSRAVRVDARLAYETSRLTVSGDAEARRSLGFLKPSLTLDLQPGGGWHAQLIARRTVAQLDFYDFVSSADLAAGRVNGGNADLEPQRAWEFRATADHKLLGDGQLRVEVGHDRISKVQDRILTEDGFDAPGNLGRGTRSFVDLTLDAPLGRWWKGLRGKANATFQRTRVDDPISGDPRRFSGFWPDWQWSLELRRDRGRWAYGGTLADRQGTTLFRTDMIERVWNVGPYATAFVEYRPDPLTTVRLDVDNLLDSKVHRLRNFYFPNRAVPLSGVDEFAQRNIHPSFTLSLRRSLGGGGVAKPAPAR; this is encoded by the coding sequence ATGAAACAGGGGAAATCGCCGGAGCGGCCGTGGCCGCGCACCGGCCTGTCATTGGCGTTGGTGGCGTTCTCGGGCGCGGCTCAGGCCTTCGCCCAGCAGGCGCCGGCAGGGGACCGCCCGGCCCATAGCGCGGGCAGCGCGAGGACGTCGGTCTACGGCCCGGAGTTCTTCGCCCCCTATGCTCCCTCCACCGCGCTCGACATCGTCACCCGCGTTCCCGGCTTCGTGCTCGAGACCGGCAGCACCGACGTGCGTGGCTTCGCCGGCGCGGCGGGCAACGTCGTCGTCAACGGCGCCCGTCCCTCGTCCAAGTCGGAGACGCTCGACGCCCTGCTCGCCCGCATCCCGGCGCGCCGGGTGCAGAAAGTCGAGGTCGGGCCCGGCGATCTCTACGGCTCGGACTATTCCTCCAAGACGCAGGTGCTCAACATCATCCTTGCGGCCGAGGGCGGGCTCGACGGCAGCGTCAAGGGCAAGCTCACCCGCCTCTACGACGGCCGCCTGGTGCCCGACCTCGAGGGAAATGCCCTGTGGCGGCGCGGCAAGCACAGCTTCAGCGTCGCCGCCGGTACCGGCACCAACACGACGCAGGAGGAAGGCTACGACCGGGTCACGGTCGCGGGCAGCGGCGAGCCGATCGAGTATCGGCGCAAGGTCAACCGCTACAAGCAGCCCGCTCCCTTCCTCGCGGCGAGCTGGAGCTTCGAACCGGGCGGCAACCGGGCGGCCCACGTCAACCTGCGCGCCCAGCCGGGCAAGTTCGACCTGCTTCAGACCAACCATGTCGTGCCGGTCGCCGGCCCCGAGCGCGACGACCGGCTGATCGAGCAGTACAAGGTCCCCGCCTATGAGCTTGGCGGCGATGTCAGCCAGCCGCTGGCCGGCGGGACGATCAAGCTGGTCGGCCTCGCCACGCGGCGGCGCAAGACCGCGCTGGACGCCTACTACAATCGGATCGACGAGCGGATCGTCGGCGGGTTCGAGCAGAACAGCCGCTCGCGCTACGACGAGAGTCTGGCGAGGCTCGGCTGGACCCGGTCGAATCTCGCCGGCATGGCGGTCGAGCTGGGCAGCGAAGTGGCGCTCAACAAGCTCACCTACGGCACGAGCCTGGCCGCCTTCGACGAGGTTGGCAACCGCACCATCGTCGAGCTGCCGCTCAGCAACGCGGTGGTGAAGGAGGTGCGGACCGAGAGCTTCGTCAACGCCGGCCGCCAGGTCTCGCGCGCGGTCCGGGTCGATGCCCGGCTCGCCTATGAGACCTCGCGGCTGACGGTGTCGGGCGATGCCGAGGCGCGGCGTTCGCTCGGCTTCCTCAAGCCCAGCCTCACCCTCGACCTGCAGCCCGGCGGCGGCTGGCACGCGCAGCTGATCGCCCGCCGTACCGTCGCGCAGCTCGACTTCTACGACTTCGTGTCGAGCGCCGACCTCGCCGCAGGCCGGGTCAACGGCGGTAATGCCGACCTCGAGCCGCAACGCGCCTGGGAGTTCCGCGCCACCGCAGACCACAAGCTGCTCGGCGACGGGCAACTGCGCGTCGAGGTTGGCCACGACCGGATCAGCAAGGTCCAGGACCGGATCCTCACCGAAGACGGCTTCGACGCGCCCGGCAACCTGGGCAGAGGAACGCGGAGCTTCGTCGACCTGACGCTCGACGCGCCGCTCGGCCGCTGGTGGAAGGGGCTGCGCGGCAAGGCCAACGCCACCTTCCAGCGAACCCGCGTCGACGACCCCATCAGCGGCGACCCGCGCCGCTTCAGCGGCTTCTGGCCCGACTGGCAGTGGAGCCTCGAGCTGCGCCGCGATCGCGGCCGTTGGGCGTATGGCGGGACCCTCGCCGATCGCCAGGGCACCACGCTGTTCCGCACCGACATGATCGAGCGGGTGTGGAATGTCGGCCCCTATGCCACCGCGTTCGTCGAGTACCGCCCCGACCCGCTCACCACGGTGCGGCTGGACGTCGACAATCTGCTCGACAGCAAGGTCCATCGACTGAGAAACTTCTACTTTCCCAATCGAGCGGTGCCGCTGTCGGGGGTCGACGAGTTCGCGCAGCGCAACATCCACCCGAGCTTCACCCTGTCGCTGCGGCGGAGCCTGGGCGGCGGCGGGGTGGCGAAGCCGGCTCCGGCCCGCTAA